A section of the Humulus lupulus chromosome 2, drHumLupu1.1, whole genome shotgun sequence genome encodes:
- the LOC133815601 gene encoding uncharacterized protein LOC133815601: MDDLDEEFEILFGDTSSSSSEELIGQVLMANQIHEMQKSQQIRRPLRTSDISLCRRLVEMEVIEHDRVISVEEVVVMFLWIVTHNQRVRTVAERYQHSVETVCHQFGRVLDALCYLGNEVIRPLHFNTVQVEIQNNSKYFPWFKDCIGAIDGTHVSVVAPALKQLAYRGRKVNVTQNVMDACTFNMMFTYVYVGWEGTTNDSRVLLDAIRKDDNFPMPPPGLKLHLS; the protein is encoded by the exons ATGGATGATTTGGATGAGGAGTTTGAAATATTATTTGGTGATACTTCATCTTCATCAAGCGAGGAATTAATTGGTCAAGTTCTCATGGCTAATCAAATACATGAGATGCAAAAATCTCAACAGATTAGACGACCACTGCGCACTTCAGATAT ATCTTTATGTCGTCGATTAGTTGAAATGGAAGTCATAGAACATGACAGGGTAATTAGTGTTGAAGAAGTTGTTGTCATGTTTCTATGGATAGTAACACACAACCAACGAGTTAGGACTGTGGCCGAAAGATATCAACATTCAGTAGAAACTGTTTGTCATCAGTTTGGCAGAGTGCTAGATGCATTGTGTTATTTAGGAAATGAAGTAATAAGGCCTCTTCACTTTAACACTGTGCAAgtagaaattcaaaataattcgAAGTATTTCCCATGGTTTAag GATTGTATTGGAGCAATTGATGGTACTCATGTAAGTGTAGTTGCACCAGCTCTAAAACAACTTGCATATAGAGGAAGAAAAGTAAATGTAACACAAAATGTAATGGATGCATGCACCTTTAATATGATGTTTACTTATGTCTACGTTGGATGGGAAGGAACAACTAATGACTCTCGAGTGCTTCTTGATGCAATTAGAAAAGATGATAACTTTCCCATGCCACCACCAGGTCTTAAATTACACTTGTCTTGA
- the LOC133819581 gene encoding uncharacterized protein LOC133819581 produces the protein MARKGNQQKNGLDCHSSNHKRRSSDIGSAEPDVKGHAKESDLKVFPGEELPDGNHPNSPLARSTSKTHNAGGEHKSKKKANKQTKKEKQAVNGTDSVELPKPLRNDPEDRSGNMEGPSVAEENVSIPRANHVKRNRKGRTSYSLNGLRIQNALENMELPDNVVVRKLRALALSTIKATNEWLERQRPLFTTLKNKVQKANDYAKMKIMQAYPVVLKWLMHFGSIMLLILMVWLDCAIRGMDSFIRLGTTSFFSVIWCSIFSLIAMVGIFKFLVVLTLAALIGLFVGFTLGILVAAISGAIFLWLYGSFWTTVLVIFLGGLAFALSRERAALFISTVYSVYCAWTYVGWLGLLVALNLAFISSDILIYFLKNNINQNRSPEGSTEQTPGMQGQQGFFNSDQTHSSAFETGPGFSTDRSPGAPSTSGVDSESTSEDEVVRLLNCTDLYSVLGLSRYENVDDSLLKREYRKKAMLVHPDKNMGNEKAVEAFKKLQNAYEVLLDSVKRKTYDDELRREELLDIFRRFQSTSQKNGGHGLFASGLARSDADGEDPFGESRRIACKKCNNFHLWVLTRKSKSQARWCQDCKDFHPARDGDGWVEQSSQPLIFGLLQKVDAPVAFVCADSKVYNATEWYICQGMRCPANTHKPSFHVNTSLTTKHNVGKGSSSGQKGGKMPTTNVEDCRTEEEFFEWLQNAVQSGMFENMNGGNATNDSPSSKPGNNSAKSGGSNNNSSNKKKKKGKKW, from the exons ATGGCTCGGAAAGGTAATCAGCAGAAGAATGGCCTCGATTGCCATTCATCAAACCATAAAAGAAGGTCTTCAGATATAGGGTCTGCAGAACCAGATGTAAAAGGTCATGCAAAAGAAAGTGACTTGAAGGTGTTTCCTGGAGAGGAACTCCCAGATGGTAACCATCCAAACAGTCCTTTGGCAAGGAGCACGAGCAAAACTCATAATGCTGGAGGCGAGCATAAAAGCAAGAAAAAAGCTAATAAGCAAACGAAGAAAGAAAAGCAAGCCGTGAATGGAACAGACAGTGTGGAGCTGCCAAAGCCGTTACGAAATGATCCAGAAGACCGCAGTGGCAATATGGAAGGTCCAAGTGTTGCAGAGGAAAATGTATCAATACCTAGGGCCAATCATGTTAAAAGAAATAGAAAGGGCAGGACATCCTACTCATTGAATGGACTACGTATCCAAAATGCACTGGAAAATATGGAGCTCCCAGATAATGTGGTCGTAAGAAAGTTGAGGGCATTGGCATTATCCACCATAAAGGCAACCAATGAATGGCTGGAGAGACAGAGACCCTTGTTTACGACACTAAAAAATAAAGTACAGAAGGCTAATGATTATGCCAAAATGAAGATTATGCAGGCATATCCTGTTGTGTTGAAATGGCTAATGCATTTCGGGAGTATAATGCTTTTGATATTAATGGTTTGGTTAGACTGTGCTATTAGGGGCATGGATTCTTTTATACGCTTGGGGACGACATCTTTCTTTTCAGTTATATGGTGCAGCATTTTTTCTCTGATTGCTATGGTTGGAATATTCAAGTTCCTTGTTGTTTTG ACCTTAGCTGCTTTAATTGGACTTTTTGTTGGTTTTACTCTTGGAATTCTGGTGGCTGCCATTTCTGGAGCTATTTTCTTGTGGCTCTATGGAAGCTTTTGGACAACAGTGCTTGTTATCTTCCTTGGAG GTTTGGCATTTGCTCTCAGCCGTGAACGTGCTGCACTGTTTATCAGCACTGTATACTCTGTGTATTGTGCTTGGACATATGTCGGATGGCTTGGTTTACTTGTCGCTTTAAATCTGGCTTTTATCTCGAGTGATATTCTGATATACTTCCTAAAGAATAATATAAATCAGAATAGAAGTCCTGAAGGATCCACTGAACAAACACCTGGGATGCAAGGTCAACAAGGGTTCTTCAACAGTGATCAGACGCATTCTTCAGCCTTTGAAACTGGTCCAGGATTTTCTACTGATCGTAGCCCTGGAGCACCTTCAACCAGTGGAGTGGATTCCGAGTCAACTTCTGAGGATGAAGTTGTGCGGTTGTTAAACTGTACTGATCTCTATTCAGTGTTGGGCTTGTCACGGTACGAAAATGTGGATGATTCTTTACTGAAGAGGGAATATAGGAAAAAG GCAATGCTGGTCCATCCTGATAAAAATATGGGAAATGAAAAGGCTGTGGAAGCTTTTAAGAAACTTCAGAACGCATATGAG GTTTTGCTCGATTCAGTGAAGCGAAAAACATATGATGATGAATTAAGACGAGAGGAGCTACTGGACATTTTCCGCAGGTTCCAAAGTACATCACAAAAG AATGGAGGGCATGGCTTATTTGCTTCTGGATTGGCACGCTCAGATGCTGATGGTGAGGATCCGTTTGGAGAATCAAGGAGAATAGCCTGCAAGAAGTGCAACAACTTTCATCTTTGGGTACTCACTAGGAAATCAAAATCTCAAGCAAGATGGTGCCAG GATTGTAAAGATTTTCATCCAGCAAGGGATGGTGATGGATGGGTAGAACAATCTTCCCAACCCTTAATTTTTGGATTGTTACAAAAG GTAGATGCTCCTGTTGCATTTGTTTGTGCGGATAGCAAGGTATACAATGCTACAGAATGGTATATCTGTCAG GGAATGAGATGTCCGGCCAACACTCACAAGCCTAGTTTTCATGTGAACACTAGTTTAACCACCAAGCATAATGTTGGAAAGGGATCCAGTTCAGGACAAAAAGGCGGTAAAATGCCGACGACCAATGTGGAAGACTGCAGGACAGAGGAAGAATTCTTTGAATGGCTTCAGAACGCGGTGCAATCAGGCATGTTTGAGAACATGAACGGCGGCAATGCCACCAACGATAGCCCATCTTCCAAACCTGGAAACAACAGCGCAAAGAGCGGCGGCAGCAATAATAACAGTAGcaacaagaaaaagaagaagggaaaGAAGTGGTAA
- the LOC133819582 gene encoding desiccation-related protein PCC13-62-like, whose translation MHNFTCIYTQRVCHSHITNKKYMSLHRESRTTLMATTVAFLLIFLIIPKSQSTSSIYIPDSDVDLLEFPLNLEFLEAEFFLFGALGYGLDKVAPNLTKGGPPPIGTKKANLDALTRDLILQFGWQEVGHLRAIQNTVKGFPRPLLNLSSSSFAKVMDAAFGRTLRPPFDPYANSINFLLASYLVPYVGLTGYVGANPKLKGATSKRLVAGLLGVESGQDAVIRALLYERAMTKVKPYGITVAEFTNQISNLRTQLGHGGLKDEGLVVLPILGAEGRVAGNVLAGDQYSLSYGRTPEEILRIVYGGNGDEHVAGGFYPKGANGHIARSYLAPIP comes from the exons ATGCACAACTTCACCTGTATATATACACAAAGAGTGTGCCATTCACACATCACTAATAAGAAATACATGAGTTTGCATAGAGAGTCAAGAACAACATTAATGGCCACTACTGTAGCCTTTTTGCTAATCTTCCTAATTATTCCAAAATCTCAGTCTACTTCCTCAATATATATTCCAGATTCTGATGTTGATCTCTTGGAATTTCCTCTAAATCTAGAGTTTTTGGAAGCAGAGTTCTTCTTGTTTGGAGCATTGGGTTATGGCTTAGACAAAGTTGCTCCAAACTTGACTAAAGGTGGTCCACCACCTATTGGTACTAAAAAGGCCAATTTGGATGCTCTCACAAGGGATCTCATCTTGCAATTTGGGTGGCAAGAAGTGGGACACTTGAG GGCTATTCAAAATACAGTGAAAGGGTTCCCAAGGCCATTGTTGAATTTAAGTTCATCTTCATTTGCCAAAGTTATGGATGCTGCATTTGGGAGAACATTGAGGCCCCCTTTTGATCCTTATGCCAATTCTATTAACTTTCTTCTAGCTTCATATTTGGTTCCCTATGTTGGACTCACTGGATATGTAGGAGCAAACCCAAAACTCAAAGGAGCTACTTCCAAGAGA CTAGTGGCGGGTCTTTTAGGTGTAGAATCAGGCCAAGACGCTGTAATTAGAGCATTGCTATACGAACGTGCAATGACAAAAGTGAAGCCATATGGGATAACTGTGGCAGAGTTCACAAACCAAATTTCTAATCTAAGGACGCAACTAGGGCATGGTGGTCTCAAAGACGAAGGGCTAGTGGTACTGCCCATTCTAGGCGCCGAGGGAAGAGTGGCCGGAAATGTGCTCGCCGGAGACCAATACTCACTTTCTTATGGTAGGACACCGGAAGAGATACTTAGAATTGTATATGGTGGAAATGGTGATGAACATGTGGCTGGGGGTTTCTATCCTAAGGGAGCTAATGGTCATATTGCTAGATCATATCTTGCTCCTATTCCTTAA
- the LOC133819579 gene encoding protein REGULATOR OF FATTY ACID COMPOSITION 3, chloroplastic has translation METLLQLHSSAAFLTPKPLNRIGSSGYQSLRLLFFSNGFSSSLSLNISRRVSVIVGAKKNRKEDTHHFVPKPDEATGPFPEAVLFKEKKVEKDGKLVPEFADAEEEKIYEVLKLQLENDLEEEQRLRHYEVVYLIHEKHAEEVESVNAKVNEFLREKRGKIWRISDWGMRRLAYKIQKAKNAHYFLMNFEMDAKWINDFKSMLDKDERVIRHLVIKRDEAITEDCPPPPEFHSMRSGMEDDDEDEDIEYDDEEYDEDWDAEGEIEDEDGIIIVSDEDEEDSTSKSGGKSKTSKLKAEKVGR, from the exons ATGGAGACTCTACTACAACTACACTCCTCCGCGGCTTTTCTTACTCCAAAGCCTCTCAATCGAATTGGGTCTTCTGGGTATCAAAGCTTACGCCTCCTATTTTTCTCAAATGGGTTTTCTTCTTCACTCTCTCTCAACATAAGCCGGAGGGTCTCTGTCATTGTTGGAGCCAAGAAGAACAGAAAAGAAGACACTCATCATTTTGTACCTAAACCAGATGAAGCTACTGGCCCATTTCCTGAAGCTGTGTTATTCAAAGag AAAAAAGTTGAGAAAGATGGTAAATTAGTTCCTGAATTTGCTGATGCAGAAGAAG AGAAGATATATGAAGTTCTGAAGCTTCAGCTGGAAAATGATCTGGAAGAGGAACAGAGAC TGCGCCACTATGAAGTGGTTTATCTAATTCATGAGAAGCACGCTGAAGAGGTTGAGAGTGTCAATGCAAAAGTTAATG AATTTTTAAGGGAGAAGAGAGGCAAGATATGGAGAATAAGCGATTGGGGTATGCGTAGACTAGCATACAAGATACAGAAAGCAAAGAATGCACATTATTTTTTGATGAACTTTGAGATGGATGCTAAATGGATTAACGATTTCAAGAGCATGTTGGACAAAGACGAAAGAGTCATTAGGCATCTTGTGATTAAGAGGGATGAGGCGATCACAGAGGATTGCCCTCCTCCTCCTGAGTTTCACTCTATGCGATCTGGTATGGAggatgatgatgaagatgaagataTAGAATATGATGATGAAGAATATGATGAGGATTGGGATGCTGAAGGTGAGATCGAAGATGAAGACGGGATTATTATAGTCAGTGATGAAGATGAGGAAGATAGCACTAGCAAATCTGGTGGTAAATCCAAAACTAGCAAACTAAAAGCTGAGAAAGTAGGTAGGTAG